One genomic region from Gossypium hirsutum isolate 1008001.06 chromosome D13, Gossypium_hirsutum_v2.1, whole genome shotgun sequence encodes:
- the LOC107958691 gene encoding proteasome subunit alpha type-2: protein MYFPNLDEKNQMLSMPYSLPCLLLILAVIAILSLKRGIEIPHQFPILFSFFCPHPLPTFSNFFPSRFLLLLLVRPSGKLVQIEHALTAVGSGQRSLGIKAANGVVNATEKKLPSILVDETSVQKIQCLAPNIGVVYSGMGPDFRVLVQKSRKQAEQYHRLYKWCKAF, encoded by the exons ATGTACTTCCCAAACTTAGATGAAAAGAATCAGATGCTATCAATG CCCTATTCCCTTCCGTGTCTATTACTGATATTGGCTGTAATAGCCATTCTGAGTTTGAAGCGGGGAATAGAGATTCCCCATCAATTCccaattttattttcctttttctgcCCTCATCCTCTCCCGACGTTTTCCAATTTTTTCCCTTCCAGATTTCTACTTCTTCTTCTGGTACG TCCTTCAGGAAAGCTAGTTCAGATCGAGCACGCCTTGACAGCAGTAGGATCGGGTCAAAGATCTCTTGGAATCAAAG CTGCTAATGGGGTAGTAAATGCTACTGAGAAGAAATTGCCTTCAATCTTGGTTGATGAAACCTCT GTTCAGAAAATACAGTGTCTGGCACCAAATATTGGAGTTGTTTACAG TGGTATGGGccctgattttcgagttttggttCAGAAAAGTAGAAAGCAGGCAGAACAGTATCATAGATTGTATAAG tGGTGTAAGGCCTTTTGA